One window of Agromyces rhizosphaerae genomic DNA carries:
- the rho gene encoding transcription termination factor Rho, with protein sequence MTNATDHASGVSNGAPLSGLKVAELQQLATDLGISGANKLRKGELVEAISDRRDSGDAPRRAPRRATSAGTAAGAHVNAGETGLENLIPTDAAAPAADAPEQRGEQAGGAESDAEKSGAEKSDDAKSGQDAGQDSGEGQQRSGRSRSRNRNRNRGGGDQQGQQGQQGESRDADGGDSGGQGQNKNDGRQGGKNKGGNGQRQQKQDDAQDDGGRQKGQQGQGGRGGNADQADGEGGGRRSRYRDRKRRGGGGGDEAEPEILDDDVLIPVAGILDVLDNYAFVRTTGYLPGPSDVYVSLGQVKKYHLRKGDAVVGAIKQPREGEGNSRQKYNALVKVDSINGQAPDASGERVDFQKLTPLYPQDRLRLETEPTKLTQRIIDLVAPIGKGQRGLIVAPPKAGKTIVLQQIANAISQNNPEVHLMVVLVDERPEEVTDMQRTVKGEVIASTFDRPAEDHTTVAELAIERAKRLVELGHDVVVLLDSITRLGRAYNLAAPASGRILSGGVDASALYPPKRFFGAARNIENGGSLTILATALVETGSKMDEVIFEEFKGTGNSELRLSRQLADKRIFPAVDVNASSTRREEMLLSNDEVKITWKLRRALAGLEPQQALEAVLGRLKETQSNTEFLLLMQKSAPVAGNGHGEAHRHGHENDHR encoded by the coding sequence GTGACCAACGCAACCGACCACGCCTCGGGCGTGTCGAACGGCGCCCCCCTGTCCGGTCTCAAGGTCGCCGAGCTCCAGCAGCTCGCCACCGACCTCGGCATCTCGGGCGCGAACAAGCTCCGCAAGGGCGAGCTCGTCGAGGCGATCTCCGACCGCCGCGACTCCGGTGACGCGCCGCGCCGCGCGCCCCGCCGCGCGACGAGCGCCGGCACCGCCGCCGGCGCCCACGTCAACGCGGGCGAGACCGGCCTCGAGAACCTCATCCCCACGGACGCCGCCGCCCCCGCGGCGGACGCGCCCGAGCAGCGCGGCGAGCAGGCCGGCGGTGCCGAGTCCGACGCCGAGAAGTCCGGCGCCGAGAAGTCCGACGACGCGAAGTCCGGCCAGGACGCCGGGCAGGACTCGGGCGAGGGCCAGCAGCGCTCCGGCCGCAGCCGGAGCCGCAACCGCAACCGCAACCGCGGCGGCGGCGACCAGCAGGGCCAGCAGGGCCAGCAGGGCGAGTCCCGCGACGCCGACGGCGGCGACTCGGGCGGCCAGGGCCAGAACAAGAACGACGGCCGCCAGGGCGGCAAGAACAAGGGCGGCAACGGCCAGCGCCAGCAGAAGCAGGACGACGCGCAGGACGACGGCGGCCGGCAGAAGGGCCAGCAGGGCCAGGGCGGCCGCGGCGGCAACGCCGACCAGGCCGACGGCGAGGGCGGCGGCCGCCGCAGCCGGTACCGCGACCGCAAGCGCCGCGGCGGTGGCGGCGGCGACGAGGCCGAGCCCGAGATCCTCGACGACGACGTGCTGATCCCCGTCGCCGGCATCCTCGACGTGCTCGACAACTACGCCTTCGTGCGCACCACGGGCTACCTCCCCGGCCCGAGCGACGTCTACGTCTCGCTCGGCCAGGTGAAGAAGTACCACCTGCGCAAGGGCGACGCGGTCGTCGGCGCGATCAAGCAGCCGCGCGAGGGCGAGGGCAACAGCCGCCAGAAGTACAACGCCCTGGTGAAGGTCGACTCGATCAACGGCCAGGCACCGGATGCCTCGGGCGAGCGCGTCGACTTCCAGAAGCTGACCCCGCTCTACCCGCAGGACCGCCTGCGCCTTGAGACCGAGCCCACCAAGCTCACCCAGCGCATCATCGACCTCGTCGCGCCGATCGGCAAGGGCCAGCGCGGCCTGATCGTCGCGCCGCCGAAGGCCGGCAAGACCATCGTGCTGCAGCAGATCGCCAACGCGATCTCGCAGAACAACCCCGAGGTCCACCTCATGGTCGTGCTCGTCGACGAGCGCCCCGAGGAGGTCACCGACATGCAGCGCACGGTGAAGGGCGAGGTCATCGCCTCGACCTTCGACCGTCCCGCGGAGGACCACACGACGGTCGCCGAGCTCGCGATCGAGCGCGCCAAGCGCCTCGTCGAGCTGGGCCACGACGTCGTCGTGCTGCTCGACTCGATCACGCGCCTCGGCCGCGCGTACAACCTCGCGGCGCCGGCCTCCGGCCGCATCCTCTCCGGCGGCGTCGACGCGAGCGCGCTGTACCCGCCGAAGCGCTTCTTCGGCGCGGCCCGCAACATCGAGAACGGCGGTTCGCTCACCATCCTCGCCACGGCGCTCGTCGAGACCGGGTCGAAGATGGACGAGGTGATCTTCGAGGAGTTCAAGGGCACCGGCAACTCGGAGCTGCGCCTGTCGCGCCAGCTCGCCGACAAGCGCATCTTCCCGGCGGTCGACGTCAACGCGTCGTCCACCCGCCGCGAGGAGATGCTGCTGTCGAACGACGAGGTCAAGATCACCTGGAAGCTGCGTCGCGCGCTCGCCGGGCTCGAGCCCCAGCAGGCGCTCGAGGCGGTGCTCGGCCGGCTCAAGGAGACCCAGTCGAACACCGAGTTCCTCCTGCTCATGCAGAAGTCGGCTCCGGTCGCGGGCAACGGGCACGGCGAGGCCCACCGCCACGGCCACGAGAACGACCACCGCTGA
- the prmC gene encoding peptide chain release factor N(5)-glutamine methyltransferase → MDEPLPYNARDLRAVRAGVADRLALAGIADAEVDADLLIGHVLGLGRGEVQARMVLGHELGEADAAALESLVARRAAREPLQHLTGRAGFRSLELEVGPGVFVPRPETEQVAQHAIDALRAVADPEPRAVDLGTGTGAIALALATEVPHARVWAVEKSPAAFRWARANARRIGAPNLELVFGDLADALTQLDGTLSVVISNPPYIPDDALPRDPEVRLHDPEAALYGGADGLDVVRDVSRTGLRLLRPGGLLVIEHGEQQSAPIGALLAADGWRAIAHHRDLTGRDRATTALR, encoded by the coding sequence GTGGATGAGCCGCTGCCGTACAACGCCCGCGACCTGCGCGCCGTGCGCGCCGGCGTCGCCGACCGCCTCGCGCTCGCCGGCATCGCCGACGCGGAGGTCGACGCGGACCTGCTGATCGGCCACGTGCTCGGCCTCGGCCGCGGCGAGGTGCAGGCCCGCATGGTGCTCGGCCACGAGCTGGGCGAGGCGGATGCCGCCGCGCTCGAGTCCCTCGTCGCCCGGCGGGCCGCGCGCGAGCCGCTGCAGCACCTCACCGGGCGCGCCGGGTTCCGCTCGCTCGAGCTCGAGGTGGGGCCCGGCGTCTTCGTGCCGCGCCCGGAGACCGAGCAGGTGGCCCAGCACGCGATCGACGCGCTGCGCGCCGTCGCCGACCCGGAGCCGCGCGCGGTCGACCTCGGCACGGGCACCGGTGCGATCGCGCTCGCGTTGGCCACCGAGGTGCCGCACGCCCGGGTCTGGGCCGTGGAGAAGTCCCCGGCGGCGTTCCGCTGGGCGCGCGCGAACGCCCGCCGCATCGGCGCGCCGAACCTCGAGCTCGTCTTCGGCGACCTCGCCGACGCGCTCACGCAGCTCGACGGCACGCTCTCGGTGGTGATCTCGAATCCGCCGTACATCCCCGACGACGCGCTCCCGCGTGACCCCGAGGTGCGCCTGCACGACCCGGAGGCCGCCCTGTACGGCGGCGCCGACGGCCTCGACGTCGTGCGCGACGTCTCGCGCACCGGCCTGCGGCTGCTGCGCCCCGGCGGCCTGCTCGTGATCGAGCACGGCGAGCAGCAGTCCGCGCCGATCGGCGCGCTGCTGGCCGCCGACGGCTGGCGCGCGATCGCCCACCACCGCGACCTCACCGGGCGCGACCGCGCGACGACCGCGCTGCGCTGA
- a CDS encoding homoserine dehydrogenase, protein MIEYRSLRVALLGGGTVGSQVARLLLEHADELAARAGARIELTGIAVRDVDAKRDVDLPHELFTTDAESLILGADIVVELIGGLEPARTLVLQAINSGADVVTANKALLATHGPELFEAAEQVGAQLAYEAAVGGAIPIIRPLRDSMAGDTVDRILGIVNGTTNYILDRMDTTGDSLESALAAATALGYAEADPTADIEGYDAAQKAAILASLAFHTLVPVEQVHREGITGVTAAQVESARKAGYVVKLLAICERLRDPDTGDEAVSARVYPAMVDRAHPLAAVHGANNAVFVEASAAGDLMFYGAGAGGAETASAVLGDLVAVVRRHVAGGPGIAESTHAELPVLDIGQVTTRYAVTIEVLDQPGVLAAIAQIFAAHGVSVEQLEQTLSDDAGRATLVIGTHEARESSLADTVAALAADPVVDQVTSVLRVEGA, encoded by the coding sequence ATGATCGAATACCGTTCCCTGCGCGTCGCCCTGCTGGGCGGCGGCACGGTGGGCTCGCAGGTCGCGAGGCTGCTGCTCGAACACGCCGACGAGCTCGCCGCGCGCGCGGGAGCACGCATCGAGCTGACCGGCATCGCGGTGCGCGACGTCGACGCGAAGCGCGACGTCGACCTGCCGCACGAGCTGTTCACGACCGATGCCGAGTCGCTGATCCTCGGGGCCGACATCGTGGTCGAGCTCATCGGCGGGCTCGAGCCGGCGCGAACGCTCGTGCTGCAGGCGATCAACTCGGGCGCCGACGTGGTCACCGCCAACAAGGCGCTGCTCGCCACCCACGGGCCGGAGCTGTTCGAGGCGGCCGAGCAGGTGGGCGCGCAGCTCGCCTACGAGGCCGCCGTGGGCGGGGCGATCCCGATCATCCGGCCGCTCCGCGACAGCATGGCCGGCGACACGGTCGACCGCATCCTCGGCATCGTCAACGGCACGACGAACTACATCCTCGACCGCATGGACACCACGGGCGACAGCCTGGAGTCGGCGCTCGCCGCGGCGACCGCGCTCGGCTACGCCGAGGCCGACCCGACCGCCGACATCGAGGGCTATGACGCCGCGCAGAAGGCCGCGATCCTCGCGAGCCTGGCGTTCCACACGCTGGTGCCCGTCGAGCAGGTGCACCGCGAGGGCATCACGGGCGTGACCGCCGCGCAGGTCGAGTCGGCGAGGAAGGCCGGCTACGTCGTCAAGCTGCTCGCGATCTGCGAGCGCCTGCGCGACCCCGACACGGGCGACGAGGCCGTCTCGGCCCGCGTGTACCCCGCGATGGTCGACCGCGCGCACCCGCTCGCCGCCGTGCACGGGGCGAACAACGCGGTCTTCGTCGAGGCATCCGCCGCCGGCGACCTCATGTTCTACGGCGCGGGCGCCGGTGGCGCCGAGACCGCGTCGGCCGTGCTCGGCGACCTGGTCGCGGTGGTGCGACGGCACGTCGCGGGCGGCCCCGGCATCGCCGAGTCGACCCACGCCGAGTTGCCGGTGCTCGACATCGGCCAGGTCACGACCCGCTACGCGGTCACCATCGAGGTGCTCGACCAGCCGGGCGTGCTCGCCGCGATCGCGCAGATCTTCGCCGCGCACGGCGTCTCCGTCGAGCAGCTCGAGCAGACGCTGAGCGACGATGCCGGGCGGGCTACCCTTGTGATCGGCACCCACGAGGCACGCGAGTCCTCCCTGGCCGACACCGTCGCGGCGCTCGCCGCAGATCCCGTGGTCGATCAGGTCACGTCCGTCCTCCGAGTCGAAGGAGCATAG
- the cysK gene encoding cysteine synthase A has product MGQVYGSITEAFGKTPLVRLNRVTDGAPAEVLGKLEFYNPSASVKDRLGIAIVDAAEASGELQPGGTIVEATSGNTGIALAMVGAARGYRVILTMPETMSIERRQLLKAYGAELVLTPGPVGVKGAVAKSEEIAADIEGAVLARQFENEANPAIHRRTTAEEIWDDTDGGVDIFVSGIGTGGTITGVGQVLKERKPGVQVIGVEPAESPILNGGDPAPQKIQGIGPNFIPPILDREVYDEIFDVNIDQAVAMARRLGMEEGILGGLSSGATVHAAVEVAKRPENAGKTIVVILASYGERYLSTVLYEGMLDED; this is encoded by the coding sequence ATGGGACAGGTCTACGGCAGCATCACCGAGGCGTTCGGGAAGACCCCGCTCGTGCGCCTGAACCGGGTCACCGACGGCGCGCCGGCCGAGGTGCTCGGCAAGCTCGAGTTCTACAACCCCTCGGCGAGCGTCAAGGACCGGCTCGGCATCGCCATCGTCGACGCCGCCGAGGCGTCGGGCGAGCTGCAGCCCGGCGGCACCATCGTCGAGGCGACGAGCGGCAACACCGGCATCGCGCTCGCCATGGTGGGCGCCGCGCGCGGGTACCGCGTGATCCTCACCATGCCCGAGACCATGAGCATCGAGCGCCGCCAGCTGCTGAAGGCGTACGGTGCCGAGCTCGTGCTCACCCCCGGCCCGGTCGGCGTGAAGGGCGCGGTGGCGAAGTCGGAGGAGATCGCCGCCGACATCGAGGGCGCGGTGCTCGCCCGCCAGTTCGAGAACGAGGCGAACCCGGCCATCCACCGCCGCACGACCGCCGAGGAGATCTGGGACGACACCGACGGCGGCGTCGACATCTTCGTCTCCGGCATCGGCACGGGCGGCACCATCACCGGCGTCGGCCAGGTGCTCAAGGAGCGCAAGCCGGGCGTGCAGGTCATCGGCGTCGAGCCGGCCGAGTCGCCGATCCTGAACGGCGGCGACCCCGCCCCGCAGAAGATCCAGGGCATCGGCCCGAACTTCATCCCGCCGATCCTCGACCGCGAGGTCTACGACGAGATCTTCGACGTGAACATCGACCAGGCCGTCGCGATGGCGCGACGCCTCGGCATGGAGGAGGGCATCCTCGGCGGGCTCAGCTCGGGTGCGACCGTGCACGCGGCCGTCGAGGTCGCGAAGCGCCCCGAGAACGCCGGGAAGACCATCGTCGTGATCCTCGCGAGCTACGGCGAGCGCTACCTCTCCACCGTGCTCTACGAGGGCATGCTGGACGAGGACTGA
- a CDS encoding L-threonylcarbamoyladenylate synthase: MTRIHDTSVGTGLMTGMRLARQALGRGQLVVLPTDTVYGLAADAFDATAVQRLLDAKGRDRTAPPPVLIPGIPTLDALAAEVPDPVRALVEAFWPGGLTVILSAQPSLRWDLGETRGTVALRMPDHPIALELLAETGPLAVSSANLSGRPAAATAQEAEAMLGESVEVYLDGGPAGSGYEAVGERPGDLSSTIVDATGLSQPGGRLRIVRAGVITREALAGVVSEDLLEPVAGAAPASQPEEADAPVTVETDAAPETDTA; this comes from the coding sequence ATGACACGCATCCACGACACCTCGGTCGGCACCGGCCTGATGACCGGCATGCGACTGGCCCGACAGGCCCTCGGCCGCGGACAGCTCGTCGTGCTGCCGACCGACACCGTGTACGGCCTGGCGGCCGACGCGTTCGACGCGACGGCGGTGCAGCGGCTGCTCGACGCGAAGGGACGCGATCGCACGGCGCCGCCTCCCGTGCTGATCCCCGGCATCCCCACGCTCGATGCGCTCGCCGCCGAGGTGCCCGACCCCGTGCGTGCGCTCGTCGAGGCGTTCTGGCCCGGCGGCCTCACCGTGATCCTCTCGGCGCAGCCGTCGCTGCGCTGGGACCTCGGCGAGACCCGCGGCACGGTCGCGCTGCGCATGCCCGACCACCCGATCGCGCTCGAGCTGCTGGCCGAGACCGGCCCGCTCGCGGTGTCGTCGGCGAACCTCTCCGGCCGGCCCGCGGCCGCCACCGCCCAGGAGGCGGAGGCGATGCTGGGCGAGTCGGTGGAGGTCTACCTCGACGGCGGTCCCGCGGGCTCCGGGTACGAGGCCGTCGGCGAGCGCCCCGGAGACCTGTCGTCGACCATCGTCGACGCGACCGGGCTGTCGCAGCCCGGCGGGAGGCTCCGCATCGTGCGCGCCGGCGTCATCACGCGCGAGGCGCTCGCCGGGGTCGTCAGCGAGGACCTGCTCGAGCCCGTCGCCGGGGCCGCCCCGGCGTCGCAGCCGGAGGAGGCCGACGCCCCCGTGACGGTGGAGACGGATGCCGCGCCGGAGACCGACACCGCATGA
- the prfA gene encoding peptide chain release factor 1, with translation MFESVEALRAEHGQLQEELADPALHADPARSRKVNRRYAELSRIVAAHDAWNQANDDLEAARELAAEDAAFAEEVPGLEAQLAESQEHLRRLLIPRDPDDGRDVIMEIKGGEGGAESALFAADLLRMYLQYAASKGWKTELLESDESDLGGYKNVQVAIKSNATDPSEGVWAHLKYEGGVHRVQRVPVTEAQGRIHTSTTGVLVFPEVDEPEEVDLNQNDLKIDVYRSSGPGGQSVNTTDSAVRITHLPTGIVVAMQNEKSQLQNREAAMRVLRARLLARQQEELAAAASDARKSQIRSMDRSERIRTYNFPENRIADHRTGYKAYNLDHVMNGALDPVIESAVQADEEARLAQIGDES, from the coding sequence GTGTTCGAGTCCGTCGAGGCGCTGCGCGCCGAGCACGGCCAGCTCCAGGAGGAGCTGGCCGACCCGGCGCTGCACGCCGACCCCGCGCGCTCGCGCAAGGTGAACCGGCGCTACGCCGAGCTCAGCCGCATCGTCGCCGCGCACGACGCGTGGAACCAGGCGAACGACGACCTCGAGGCCGCCCGCGAGCTGGCCGCCGAGGACGCCGCGTTCGCCGAGGAGGTGCCCGGCCTCGAGGCGCAGCTCGCCGAGTCGCAGGAGCACCTGCGGCGCCTGCTCATCCCGCGCGACCCCGACGACGGCCGCGACGTGATCATGGAGATCAAGGGCGGCGAGGGCGGCGCCGAGAGCGCGCTGTTCGCCGCCGACCTGCTGCGCATGTACCTGCAGTACGCCGCGTCGAAGGGCTGGAAGACCGAGCTGCTCGAGTCCGACGAGTCCGACCTCGGCGGCTACAAGAACGTGCAGGTCGCGATCAAGTCGAACGCCACCGACCCGTCCGAGGGCGTCTGGGCGCACCTGAAGTACGAGGGCGGCGTGCACCGCGTGCAGCGCGTGCCGGTGACCGAGGCGCAGGGGCGCATCCACACCTCGACCACGGGCGTGCTCGTGTTCCCCGAGGTGGACGAGCCGGAGGAGGTCGACCTCAACCAGAACGACCTCAAGATCGACGTCTACCGGTCGTCGGGCCCCGGCGGCCAGTCGGTGAACACGACCGACTCGGCCGTGCGCATCACGCACCTGCCGACGGGCATCGTCGTGGCCATGCAGAACGAGAAGTCGCAGCTGCAGAACCGCGAGGCGGCGATGCGCGTGCTCCGCGCGCGCCTGCTCGCGCGCCAGCAGGAGGAGCTCGCGGCGGCGGCGTCCGACGCCCGCAAGTCGCAGATCCGGTCGATGGACCGCTCCGAGCGCATCCGCACCTACAACTTCCCCGAGAACCGCATCGCCGACCACCGCACCGGGTACAAGGCCTACAACCTCGACCATGTGATGAACGGCGCGCTGGACCCCGTCATCGAGTCGGCCGTGCAGGCCGACGAGGAGGCCAGGCTCGCGCAGATCGGCGACGAGTCCTAG
- a CDS encoding HAD-IA family hydrolase: MATVLYLFDFDKTLYAYDFRERLPALARLTGTSEYHLAKTWWSEGHEAAAEAGEYATADEYLEAFAQVTGARLTMDQWLEARTAAMTPIPASIAVLRRAAELGTVSLLSNNPIIFRDALPVLAPEVHEILAGNDLVSAALGARKPERRIYTRACDRFGVPPERTFLVDDSGANVRGAADAGLEAFEFLEVGHGYNTAHLLEAVEAFAAG; this comes from the coding sequence GTGGCGACGGTGCTGTACCTGTTCGACTTCGACAAGACGCTCTACGCGTACGACTTCCGCGAGCGCCTGCCCGCCCTCGCGCGGCTGACCGGCACGAGCGAGTACCACCTCGCGAAGACCTGGTGGTCGGAGGGGCACGAGGCTGCCGCGGAGGCCGGCGAGTACGCGACGGCCGACGAGTACCTCGAGGCGTTCGCCCAGGTCACGGGCGCCCGCCTCACGATGGACCAGTGGCTCGAGGCGAGGACGGCGGCGATGACGCCGATCCCCGCGTCGATCGCCGTGCTACGGCGCGCGGCCGAGCTCGGCACCGTCTCGCTGCTGTCGAACAACCCGATCATCTTCCGCGACGCACTGCCGGTGCTCGCGCCCGAGGTGCACGAGATCCTGGCCGGCAACGACCTCGTGTCGGCCGCGCTCGGGGCGCGCAAGCCCGAGCGGCGCATCTACACACGGGCGTGCGACCGCTTCGGCGTGCCCCCGGAGCGCACGTTCCTCGTCGACGACTCGGGCGCGAACGTGCGCGGCGCCGCCGACGCGGGGCTCGAGGCGTTCGAGTTCCTCGAGGTCGGCCACGGCTACAACACCGCGCACCTGCTGGAGGCCGTCGAGGCGTTCGCGGCGGGTTGA
- the epsC gene encoding serine O-acetyltransferase EpsC, with protein sequence MKLVSRVREDIATARAHDPASRSALEIFVAYSGVHAVWGHRVAHALWRRGFRLVARVLSQLNRFLTGIEIHPGATIGRRFFIDHGMGVVIGETAVLGDDVMLYHGVTLGGKARRGAGRGTKRHPTLEDGVTVGAGAKILGDITIGTGSTVGANAVVTHDAPPHSLVVGVPAQFRPLADATADAARGVHD encoded by the coding sequence GTGAAGCTCGTCTCCCGTGTCCGCGAGGACATCGCCACCGCCCGCGCCCACGACCCCGCGTCGCGGAGCGCGCTGGAGATCTTCGTGGCGTACTCGGGGGTGCACGCGGTGTGGGGCCACCGGGTCGCCCATGCGCTGTGGCGCCGGGGCTTCCGCCTCGTGGCGCGGGTGCTCTCGCAGCTCAACCGCTTCCTGACGGGCATCGAGATCCACCCCGGCGCGACCATCGGCCGCAGGTTCTTCATCGACCACGGCATGGGCGTGGTGATCGGCGAGACCGCGGTGCTCGGCGACGACGTCATGCTCTACCACGGCGTCACCCTCGGCGGGAAGGCCAGGCGCGGCGCGGGACGCGGCACCAAGCGGCACCCGACGCTCGAGGACGGCGTGACCGTCGGCGCGGGCGCCAAGATCCTCGGCGACATCACGATCGGCACGGGTTCGACGGTCGGCGCGAACGCGGTCGTGACGCACGACGCTCCCCCGCACTCGCTCGTCGTGGGGGTGCCGGCGCAGTTCCGGCCGCTGGCGGATGCCACGGCCGACGCGGCGCGCGGCGTGCACGACTGA
- the thrC gene encoding threonine synthase encodes MEQPTPKPYSRQWRGVIREYADRLDVSDATPIVTLGEGGTPLIPARALSDRTGANVFVKFEGMNPTGSFKDRGMTMAVSKAVEHGAKVVICASTGNTSASAAAYATHAGIQSAVLVPEGKIAMGKLAQAIAHGAELLQVQGNFDDCLDIARDLSANYPVHLVNSVNNDRIEGQKTAAFEVVEALGDAPDIHIVPVGNAGNYTAYHRGYREEVDRGESTRLPRMFGFQAAGSAPIVRGEPVRDPDTIASAIRIGNPASWELALAARDDSDGYFGAITDEKILEAHRILSAEVGVFVEPASAISVAGLLERAESGAIPAGANVVLTVTGHGLKDPQWALRAADGSDVSPTVVPVDTAAIADVLGLAS; translated from the coding sequence GTGGAACAGCCCACTCCGAAGCCGTACTCCCGCCAGTGGCGCGGGGTCATCCGCGAGTACGCGGACCGGCTCGACGTCTCGGATGCCACCCCCATCGTCACCCTCGGCGAGGGCGGGACCCCGCTCATCCCCGCGCGGGCGCTCTCGGACCGCACCGGTGCCAACGTCTTCGTCAAGTTCGAGGGCATGAACCCGACCGGCTCGTTCAAGGACCGCGGCATGACCATGGCCGTCTCCAAGGCGGTCGAGCACGGCGCGAAGGTCGTCATCTGCGCGTCGACCGGCAACACCTCGGCCAGCGCGGCCGCCTACGCCACGCACGCGGGCATCCAGTCGGCGGTGCTCGTGCCCGAGGGCAAGATCGCCATGGGCAAGCTCGCGCAGGCGATCGCGCACGGCGCGGAGCTGCTGCAGGTGCAGGGCAACTTCGACGACTGCCTCGACATCGCGCGCGACCTCTCGGCGAACTACCCGGTGCACCTGGTCAACTCGGTGAACAACGACCGCATCGAGGGGCAGAAGACGGCCGCGTTCGAGGTCGTCGAGGCGCTCGGCGACGCGCCCGACATCCACATCGTCCCGGTCGGCAACGCGGGCAACTACACCGCGTACCACCGCGGCTACCGCGAGGAGGTCGACCGCGGCGAGTCGACGAGGCTGCCGCGCATGTTCGGCTTCCAGGCCGCGGGCTCCGCGCCGATCGTGCGCGGCGAGCCGGTGCGCGACCCCGACACGATCGCGAGCGCCATCCGCATCGGCAACCCGGCCTCGTGGGAGCTCGCCCTCGCGGCCCGCGACGACAGCGACGGCTACTTCGGCGCGATCACCGACGAGAAGATCCTCGAGGCGCACCGCATCCTCTCGGCCGAGGTCGGCGTGTTCGTCGAGCCCGCGTCGGCGATCAGCGTCGCGGGCCTGCTCGAGCGCGCCGAGTCGGGTGCCATCCCGGCGGGGGCGAACGTCGTGCTCACCGTGACCGGCCACGGCCTGAAGGACCCGCAGTGGGCGCTGCGCGCGGCCGACGGCTCCGACGTGAGCCCCACCGTGGTCCCGGTCGACACCGCCGCGATCGCCGACGTGCTCGGACTGGCGTCATGA
- the thrB gene encoding homoserine kinase translates to MTEAVVGGLRALELEPGTTVHVKVPATTANLGPGFDTLGLGLALYDDLDITVLDHPGLEIVVEGVGAGEVPLDESHLVVRSLAHSLATQGYALPPIRLHAHNTIPHSRGLGSSGAAVVAGVMAAKGLLEGIVDLDSATLLALATDLEGHPDNVAPALFGGLTIAWTTEQGPQHKKLIVHRGVSPLVLVPEHVMSTALARSLQPKHVPHEDAVFNLSRSALLVAALTQSPELLLAATEDKLHQSYRASAMPETERLIRVLRAAGHAAVVSGAGPSILVLASNPAERLDAAALVEREADSPWQALMPAVDFRGATAAAAD, encoded by the coding sequence ATGACCGAGGCGGTCGTGGGAGGCCTGCGCGCGCTCGAACTCGAGCCGGGCACGACCGTGCACGTCAAGGTGCCGGCCACCACCGCGAACCTCGGCCCCGGGTTCGACACGCTCGGGCTCGGGCTCGCGCTGTACGACGACCTCGACATCACCGTGCTCGACCACCCGGGTCTCGAGATCGTCGTCGAGGGCGTCGGGGCGGGCGAGGTGCCGCTCGACGAGTCGCACCTGGTGGTGCGCTCGCTCGCGCACAGCCTCGCCACGCAGGGCTACGCGCTGCCGCCGATCCGGCTGCACGCGCACAACACGATCCCGCACAGCCGGGGCCTCGGCTCCTCGGGCGCCGCGGTCGTCGCGGGCGTGATGGCCGCCAAGGGGCTGCTCGAGGGCATCGTCGACCTGGACTCGGCGACCCTGCTGGCACTCGCCACCGACCTCGAGGGGCACCCCGACAACGTCGCGCCGGCGCTCTTCGGCGGCCTGACGATCGCGTGGACCACCGAGCAGGGTCCGCAGCACAAGAAGCTCATCGTGCACCGCGGTGTCTCGCCGCTCGTGCTGGTGCCCGAGCACGTCATGTCGACGGCGCTCGCGCGCTCGCTGCAGCCCAAGCACGTGCCCCACGAGGACGCGGTGTTCAACCTGTCGCGCTCGGCGCTGCTCGTCGCGGCGCTCACCCAGAGCCCCGAGCTGCTGCTCGCGGCCACCGAGGACAAGCTCCACCAGAGCTATCGCGCCTCGGCGATGCCCGAGACGGAGCGCCTCATCCGGGTGCTCCGCGCCGCCGGCCACGCGGCCGTCGTCTCGGGTGCGGGACCCTCGATCCTGGTGCTCGCGAGCAACCCCGCGGAGCGGCTCGACGCCGCCGCGCTGGTCGAGCGCGAGGCCGATTCACCGTGGCAGGCCCTGATGCCGGCGGTCGACTTCCGGGGGGCGACCGCGGCCGCCGCGGACTGA